From the genome of Legionella beliardensis:
ATAATCATGAGTACCCTGGGCCATAACGGCTTCTGCATGTCTATTTAAGGCATGGATGTAAGCAGCTGTGCGCATGTCTACTTGATGGGTTTTTTGTAAATCATAAACACTCATAAATTCTTTTGACATGGTGGCCTGCAAACGATGATAAACTTCCTCGGTTGTCCAATAATAACCTGTTTTATTTTGCACCCATTCAAAATAACTCACTGTTACGCCACCGGCATTGGCTAAAATATCAGGCACAACTAAACTGTTTTTTTCCTTTAAAATTAAATCTGCCTCGACAGTAGTAGGGCCATTAGCTACTTCAACAATAATAGGTGCTTTTATTTTGGTCGCGTTTTCTTTGGTAATCTGATTTTCAAGTGCCGCTGGGATTAAAATATCGACATCTAACTCAAGTAACTCGTTATTAGTGAGGTGAGTTGCTGCAACCATCTGGCAAATCGAATCTTCACAGTATACTGCTCGAATTTGTTTAAAGGTATTTTTAGCGTGAATGATACTAGGAATATCAAAGCCTTGTGCTCGGTATATTGCACCTTTAGAATCACTGACTGCCACAATTTTATAGCCATCTTGATGTAAAAATTTTGCCACAGATTGTCCAGCATTCCCAAAACCTTGGATAGCTACCCGCATGTCTTGCGGCTGCCATTGTTGAATTTTTTCTAATTCTTTAATGCAATAATAAGCGCCTAAACCTGTGGCCTCGTCACGACCCCGGCTACCACCAAGAGGCAGTGGTTTTCCGGTAATAACTGCAGGTGTGGCTTGCCTGACAATCTTAGAATACTCATCCATCATCCAGCCCATAATCATAGCATTTGTGTAAACATCGGGCGCGGGAATATCCAAATCAGGGCCGATAAAATCGGCTATCGAGGTAATATAGCTGCGACTTAATCGCTCTAATTCTAAGCGTGATAATTGTTTAGGATTAACGATAACACCACCTTTAGCCCCACCAAATGGCAGGCCCATGACGGCGCATTTGATGGTCATCCAAAACGCCAAGGTTTTTATTTCATTTAAGTTAACTTTAGGATGAAAACGAATACCGCCTTTAGTTGGGCCACGTATATCATTATGATGCACACGGTAGCCGGTAAATATTTTTAGCCGTCCATCGTCCATGCGTACAGGTATAGACACTTCAAGGCATGCTTTAGCATGCTTAAGTTTTTCAATGACCTCGGGGCTAATGTGGGTAAACGTAGCGGCTTTGTCAAGTCGTGATAGGGCGTCAGTGTATAGGGTATAATTCATCCTGTATCATTCCTACTTTATTATTCCTAAATTATCCTTTAAAAGAATATACAATATAAAATCGCAATAGCCTATTTTAGCTACCACCGCAAACAACTTAAAAAGTTGCTTAAATCTAAGTTAGTAAGATTGAAACCTAGCTTTTACTTAAGCTTCACTCCTAAAATAAACGTTGATAATAGTTTAAAAAAATCATGCAAGATCAAGATTACCTTAATCAATTTAAGACCCAGCAAAAATTAGACGGTGGCGATTTACTCGATGGCTTATCGAATGTTTTTGCGCGCTATGAAGTGCCAATTGGACTTGTTAATAAGCTACTTGCATTAACAGAGTATTCACTTAATTTCATCATTGATGACAGTGGCTCTATGAATACACCATCAGACTTACCCATGACAGCAGCGCATCCTGCGGTAAGACAAATGCGTGATCCGCAAGGTCGACGTGCAGCAGTGCAGGGTAAATTAACTCGTTGGGAAGAAGCCGAAGATAGAATTCATATCATGCTAGATATGTTAGCCTACTTACCGATTAATACTATTAGATTATCTTTTTTAAATAATGTCGCTAGTAATCTTGTGTTAAGCCATGCTGGTAAGACGCCAGAGCAATTTGCTGCTGAATATCATCAAAAAATTAGCCAATTATTTAGTAATAAGCCAAGTGGTGGTACACTCCTTTATACGCGCCTTTCTGAAGCATTTAGGCAGAGCCAAGGAAGTACGATGCATTATGCTTTCACCGATGGTGAGCCAAGTGATGCCTCAGTTGAGCAAGTGAAAGAACTGGTTTTAAAACGCCCTAATCCCAAAATGAATCCATTGACATTCATTAGTTGTACAGACAACGACGAAGATGCTAACTGGATGAAAGACATTGAAGAAGATGCACCGTTTACAGCGGAGCTAGATGATTTTAATAGTGAGCGTAATGAAGTCTATAAAGATCAAGGCCCAGGCTTTCCGTTTACTCGCGGTTTTTGGTTAATATGCCAATTGGTTGCGGCAATTAATCCTTATGATTTAGATAAATTGGATGAGTCTGTCCCGTTTACTAAAAAAACCATGAATGATTTGATGGTCGTAATATAACGATTGAAGAATATCGACATTATTTCCAAACTAATCCAAATGCTCAAAAATACGGTCATTTAAGACAACAATTTGAAAGAGAAGACCTATTAGCTCATCATATACTTAATCCGTCTTCTAATACACCTAATCAAGGCTATTCTGCACAACCGCCACAACAGCCACCGGTTTATCAAGGGCAGCAACCACCAGCTTATCAAGGACAAGGGCAACCGCCATTTTACCCGGGGCAACAACCGACACCTTCTCAGTTCAACAGTTTTAATCAACCTGTTGCAAGTCAACCGCAGCGTCCTCCAATGCAGCAATCATCGATGCCTGGACAACTTCCGATGCCATCACAGCAACCTCCTCAGATTTCTAACAATTACGGCGGTTATCCTAATACATTTTTTAATCAAGGGGCACAACCACCTGCTCAACAGCCTAATCAACCCTCGTCAACTTATAACCCTTATCGCCCTTAGCAGCAATAAGAAGTTGATGCCTCGTAAGCAACCTTTCATAGGTTGCTTGCTTTAATGTTTGAAGGTAGGCGCTTATTACTCTTCTGATAATACCACTTGCGTATTATATTTAGTGCGATTTAAACAAAAGCTACTTCTAAATTGTTTGATGTTAGGCTCATTAGCAAAAACTCGTCTAGCAAATTCATTGTAATGATTCATGTCTTTAACATGAATGACTAATAAATAATCGGTCTCACCAGAGACAAAATAGCATTGCATAATTTCCGGCTCCATAATCATTTTGCGTTCAAAATGATTGAGTAAATCTTCGCGTTGTTTTTCTAAGGTAATATTCACAAAAACGATTAATGGCCTTCCAACTTTAAAAGGATCGACTAAAGAGACATCACTCGCAATAATGCCTTCTTCACGCAAACGCTTTACACGACGAAAGCAAGGCGGTGGTGAGATACCAACTAAATCCGCTAAAGCAAGATTAGTTATTTGATTATTGTTTTGCAGAATATTAAGAATTTTTCTATCCGTTTTATCTAAAAACTCATCACCACTTTCTTTTTTATATTTTTCTAAATTAGCAAGTTCTTTTTTCATAAATTACCTTTTAAATAAAAAAAAGATTATAAAAGGTAATTATTAATAACAAAATAAGAAATTTTTTTCTTTAAATTTTATGTTAATTTGCTATCTCCATTTTCTATGAAAAGAGCAATATGATTAACATAAGATTAGCCCAGTTTAATGATTTAAATTCGTTAAATCACTTAATTCAATTATCAGCTCGTGAGTTAAGTCGTAAAGATTATTCAGTAGAAGAAATTAACAGTGCCATTGAATATGTTTTCGGTGTTGATACCGAATTAGTGCTTGATCAAACGTATTACGTGCTTGAAAAAGATAATCAACTTGTTGGTTGTGGCGGTTGGAGTAAGCGAAAAACATTATTTGGCGGTAATCAATTCAAAGCTCGAGAAGATGCAGCTTATCTTAATCCTTTGCAAGAGGCTGCTAAGATAAGGGCTTTTTTTATTCATCCCCAGTTTGCCAGGCAAGGTTTAGGAAGCATACTTTTACAACATTGTGAATATGAAGCGACGCAACAAAGCTTTATGAGCTTTGAAATGATGGCCACATTGCCCGGTGTTAAATTATATCGTGCTGCAGGTTATCAATGGGTTAAAGATATATTTATCACATTACCCAATGGTATAGAAGTGAGATTTGTAAAAATGAGCAAAAGCTTAAAAGGGTAAATGCATGATTCGCGAGTGCCTGGTGCAAGAACGCTATTGCATATTGCACCAGAAGATTTAACACGAGTTTTAAAATCCGCCTGGATTCCAATGGATTTCATCAAAGAACAAATTAATGTGTTCCATACTGCCTGTCAGGATAGATTTTTTACTCAAAATGTTTAATTGATAGGTGACGGTACCCTTTTCAATGTAATGAGGGTTAGAGATTATAGCAATAAAATTTTGCGGCTTACCTGATGTTGCAATCATCGCGATAGCGGCATTTGGTGGTACAGCAGAAAAATTATTTTTTAAATTTTTATCACTCCATAATTCAATAAATTGAGTTAAAGGCAATGTACCGGCTTGTCTTTTAGGTCTGTCGGTAAAATAGCCCACATAAGCAGGCACATCACGTAGGGTTAAGCTGTAATTCTTGTCTTTGTTTTTAATGAGTTCACCTTGGGTGGCACTTTGCAAAAATAACAAACCGCTATTAAGTGCTAACGCCATGCTACTGGTTAGAAACAATAAAATGCCTAGAAGTTTTTTCATTTTTTTTCCTCTTTGTTTTAGATATTGTGGATAAAATTATTTTCATTTTGCACAGAGCCAGCTTGCTTCTTAGGCGAGGGAAAGGTACCTATGCTTTTTAGAGTGGTTACAGGAGAAGGAATTGCACGTGTATTAGATGTAGTAGCATTTAGCGCAGAAATATCTATTACGGTTGCATTATCAATTACCTCTTCAACGCGTGGGCTATCAACATCAGGTAGTTTGGTTGTAGTTGTTTGACTATCATTGTCATTGCCGCCCAGTAAATCGTTAATGTCTTCAAATTTAAAGATTCGTGGTTGAGGAATTACATCATCGTCATCGCTATGCAAATCATTATTTTCCGTATCAGCAGGATAAATCGATTCAATATCAGTATTAATGCTAAAAGCTGCGCTTTCTTGCGGCGTTTCAGGGTAAAGAAATGAATACACTGAAAGGGTTGTTAATAAAAGTAAGAATGCGCCACTAACACCAACTGTCGTAAAAAAGAAAGGCTCGCTGATTTCATCATTATTTTCAGCCGCATAAATGTCATTGGGGAAATGAAATAGCGTAGCTGCTAAGGACGGATTTTCAGCTAAGAGATTAACAATAAGTAAAAGAACTCGACTTATCTTTGGGTGGGTTTCTTTTAATAAAGAGCTTAGTAAAGCCAAGGTGCCTGAAGCTAAAATAACCGCAGTAGGCGTAAAGGATTCTGGATCAACAAAAGCTTGTTGCTCTAGCATGCCCAAATACCCGCCAGGCGCATTCAGGCCAAATGCTAAATGAGCAGCATGCCGCATGAAGCTGCGATCAATTAATTTATTTTGTTTATGAATATAGGCGAGTCTACTTGCCATGATAGCAGGTATGGCAGCGGTTGATGGTGCTATAAATTTATTGTAATAACCGTCAGTTTTGACAAGCTCTACGCCACTAATATAAGCACCTAAAGTATTTATCATATTCCAGGCAAAACCAAAATCAGCAAAGAAACCACCAGCACCTTGAGCTGCAAAAAAAGTTCCTGAGTTAAGCGCTTTAAGAAATTTATTATCTGGATAACGTTTAGCTAGTTTGGCGACCGCTTCATTGGAGAGGCTAATAGTGGCGCCAAAACCAATCGGTGCAATTAACCAAAGTCCTTTATCCCACGTGATAGCAATGCGACTAAACGTTGCTGCATAAGAACTTGCTCCACGCAAAAAGCTATTAATCCCTGAAGCCGTTGCGATAATAAATTGACAAGATTCTCCCTGATTCTTTTCTTTGTCTTTCAGTAAAAGTGCTTTTGTTTCTTGAACACCAGTAGCCATAACAACTCCAAACAGCCAACCACTTGCATAACTTAGGCACTTTACGTCAGCACTACTAACACGGCTGTTTAATCAGCATCCATGAAATTTAAACGTGGGTGATTTTAGACTGGTTTTATCTTGGAAATAAAGAAGCTAAATTAAGCTAGGGTTTTTATTAATATTAATTTTAATACAACAGTCAGCTATTCTAGCGAACAAAAAGTAATTAATCAATTATTAATCAGTTAGAAATATTTGAATACTTTGAATATTTATTTTAATCATAAAGATCAAAACATAGATATATTGTTCCACCTATTAATAATTGAATATAATTTATATTAACTAAAGGTTTTGTTTTGGTTTTTTTAAGGTTATAAGGATAGAAAATGCTCACTTTAGTATTGAACATCATATACGTAGATACTGTCTTTAAGAGCAAGCAAATTTCATTAACAGGTTTTTTGTTTTTTAAGACAGCATCTACTTGCTTTATCTATCCAGTTCGAAATACCTTGGCGTGTCTACGGTATCCATAGCCTTAGTGCCACTTCATTGGATACCACAGACACGCTGCGGTATTTCGCTTGTAATTTATTTTATACTAAGTAAATGTAGCCTGGGAGTAGGCCCCAAGGGCCGTATCCTAAGTTTTACTCATGTTACTGTTATTTGCTGATTAGCAGTCAACGCAATAGACTTGCCCAGTTTGAGCGCCCTCTATGCTTTTTGCAAATGCTTTTGCTACCTTTGCTGCTGGAACTGGGATAAAGCCTCGGAAAAATTCGCCATAGCTATCACCTGATTCTTCTAATACGGTAGGGCTTACAGCATTAATACGTAGTCCTCTAGGTAATTCAATCGCTGCTGCTTTGACAAAACTATCTACTGCCCCATTTACCAATGACGCTGATACACCACATCTAATTGGATCACGATTTAAAATGCCACTTGTTAAAGTAAATGAGCCGCCATCGGTAAGATACTTGATGCCGCTAGTTACTAAATTGATTTGGCCCATTAGTTTGTTAGTTAAACCTAAAGCCCATTTTTCAGGCGTAAAATCTTCTAGAGGGGCGAAATGAACGCTCCCTATCGTTGAAACGACAGCGTCAATTTTACCGACTTGTTGATACATCTCGTTAATTGATTCAAAATTGGTAATATCAACTCGAATGTCACTATTGCTTCTGGCAGCGGTAATGAGTTCATGATACTCATATAACTCATTAACGACTGCTTGTCCTAAGGTTCCTGTAGCTCCGACAATTAATATGCGCATATTATTTTCCTGCATGCAAATATTCTATTGAATGGTATAAATTATTTAGGCCTACATTGCTTGAGTTAAGGCATTATGTCAAATAAAATTTGAGCACTAGCGATTGTTTGTGCTCAAATTTATTGTTATCAAATAGGGTAAATTAATATGTTAAGAGCCTGCGCCTAAACTACTATGATGCTGAGGCTGTTCTACAAGAATTTTCTCTAATTCCTTTTTGAAATTTTGTAGCAGTCCAACTGGGCTAGTAAATAGAGTATCTTGCAGCCAATCATCAACTGTTTTATTACTAATAGGATGTTTTATTAACATATCAACTAATGAGATTAAATATTTTGCTGTGTCTGTATCTGATGAAGCAATGGATTGGTCAAAAAATAATCTTATTTGTTGTTTAAAGTCCTTAAAGATACCAAGACGCAATAATCTTTTTTCTTCTGTTGGCCTATGCTTGATTTGTACTGCTAACTGATTAAGTTCGCGCCGCATTTTATCTTCTGATAAAAAAGAATCGCGTGAAATCATACTAGATGGAGGAAATTCAGCTCCTTTAAGATTAAAAGTAGCCTTATTAAAATTAGCTCCAGCCAATTTGGAAAAATTAAATGAACTTAAGTCTGCGCCTTGTAAGTTGATATAGTCGTGATTTTTAATAGCTTTAAATTGGTTTTCTACTTTTTCTCTGTAATATTTTTTTGCATCAACGCCTGTTGCATGAATTTCATTTAATTTAATTAAGCTATTCATCAATTTTAAATTTTCTAAGAGATTGGGATTTAGTTCCTTTTCTAACTGTGAGATGGCGCGCTGTAATCTCTCAGAATCTATTTTATAAATGTTATCCGTTGTTAAACTAATGCAAACAATTTCAGATGCTGTAAGTGTGTTTCCCTTCTCAAACTTCGTAAGCAAGTTTTTATATTGTTCTGTTTGAGTGTAGTAATTTAAGAAGAGCATTGCATTAAAAGAAGGCAGTTCACCTACGATAGCAACAACATTCTTAGGACTTGTAAGCAAGCTATTGATGACATTTTTATGTGTTTTAGAAAGCTCACGGACAGTGGCTAAAGTCTCAAAAGGAAGAAAATGTAATATTGTTTTAAAAATTTCCTCAGGTAAGTCTTTTAATTCTATTTTTCTATTTTGGCTAGATTCTTGGGGATTCGGTGACTCGCTACGGCCTTTCATACATAAATTCTTTCGCTTTAATAAGATTTACATATTATATATAAATTGAACATATTGATCAATATTTTAATATATAGGTTAAGACATTTCATTAACTTAAATTTGAATGGGCGGGTAAGTGTCAAATTGTACTGAGTATTAGGAAGAATTAAAGGTTAGGGCACGCTAGGCGGTTTGCTTTTCTTTCTTGTTGTTGCGCAGTAAGCCAAGCTAGAAGAGTTAAGTCGTTGCGAATCTTTACGAAGTCAAAGGTTTAGCAAGCAAGTCAAGTGAGTCGATCAAAACCCGGACTGGATTGCTTCGATTCGCTCGCAAAGACTTGCAAATGGATTAAATCAACTGGCAGTTTTTAAACAAAAAGGCAAATATAAATTTTTAACGACGCGATCATTAATAAGTATTTCTGCATTTTTAAAATACTAAAAAAAAGGATAGTTACTAAAAGTAACTAATAACTATTGCAAATTACTTTCGGTTGTTTCATATTGTTTTTAATAAGGTAATTAAATTAAAAATTACAAAATTTGCTAGCTTCGATTTAGATCAAAGGCTACATATTTTGTTTCCTAATATTTAGCTAAATTCTTAATTAGCGGTAACAAATTGGAAGGCTAAAAAGTCAAGTAGGCTAAGAGGTTTCTAATTGTTGAATGTTGGTATTAATAGGCTTCAATCTATTAATTAAAGAGATAGGGAAATCATCCATGTTAAAATTTAAATACGCTCGTCAGGTGATTTTGGCCACCTTATTTTCATTGATGACCTTCAACTTATATGCACTTGATATAAATCTTGCGTTAAATGCTCGTGCCTGGGCTAGTTCAGAAGGCATGCCAGCAAAAAATGCAGTTGATGGTGATGCAAGTACACGGTGGGGCTCAGCTGTGGGTGTTGATCCCTCATGGATTGCAGTTGATTTGGGTAAATCGTATACGCTTACCAGTGTGGTCATTGATTGGGAAGCAGCTAATGCCGAAATTTATGAAGTACAAGGTTCTAATGATGCAAATAATTGGACAACCTTAGCAAAAAGAACAGACGGCGTATTTGGTAATCGCACGGATGTTATTTGTGTGTCAGGTACTTATCGTTATGTACGTGTTTATGGTACTAAGCGCAGCGCAGGAAATCAGTGGGGTTATTCTATTTGGGAATTAAAAGTATATGGTGGCACTGGCGGCTCAAATCCCCCTGATCCAGGTGACAATGATTTTATTCCTTTATATTCAAGTACCACGCCTCTTGAGCCAGAGACTGTAGTTAATACGCCTGTTGCTTTAATCACACGCTTTGCTGATCGTGTTCGCGATCGCCATGCTCGTGAAGATGAATTTCATGCCTACGAACATTATCTACCTTTTTATTGGGAATATCGTACTATCCAAGTAGAAATTGTCGACGAAGTAGCCAAAGGTGGGAATAGAATCGTAGTGAATGTAAAATCATTATGGCCGCTTAGCACACCCGATTTTCGAGCCTTTTATCGAGGTATTAATACCGTTGCTGAATATTTTCATAATGCAAGACTGACACCAACAACCAGCGACAGATTAAATTATACAACAACAGTAAATTTTAACGCCAAAGAAGGTCGAAATATTAGAAATGGCGATCGCATGGAAATAGAAATTAGTCCATTTCTTAGTAATCCACCACGTGGCCGAACTAACTACTATGGGACTGCCTTTTTATACATAGTTGGTCAAGGTATTGTGCCTTGGGAAGCTCGCGGTGTGTTTGGTAATCCGAATACTGAGCGTGAAGATTCCTATCCTATTCCAGTAGATGCTTGGTTAGGTGGTAAAACAACAATTCACCATCAATACTCAGCAGAGCCTACCTCGCTCTTTAAACAGATGGCTACTAATACGTCTAATATTAATGGTCAGCCTTTTGTCCTAGGCCGTCGAGTTCATCATACTAATATGCAGACTGGTGCTCATTCTGAGGCTGGTAATCCAGTTTTCACTGAGCTTGCAAATAAAATCGGTACTAATTACATTAATTCCTCTTGTATAGGTTGTCATCAGAATAACGGTCGTGCCCTGCCACCTGCCGTAGGTACCACGTTGACAAACTATATGGTTGTAGTGGCAGACGCTAATGGCAACCCACATCCCAAGGTAGGTTCTGTTCTACAGCCGCGCTCAACTGTTGGCGCTCCTGAAGGCAATGTGGTTATTCAAAGCTGGACTGAAAGTGGAGGATTACGTAAGCCAAATTACCAATTTTCAGGTTTTTCACCAGCACCAGCACGCTTCTCAGCACGCATCACACCACAATTAGTGGGTATGGGATTACTGGAGGCTATTCCTGAGTCTGCTATCGTTGAATTAGCTAATGCCACAAACAAAGGTAATGGTGTTGCTGGCCGCATTAACATCGTGCCTGACTTAGAAACAGGTGTACCTCGTATGGGGCGTTTTGGTTGGAAAGCAGGTAAAGCGAGTGTTAGGCAGCAAATTGCATCAGCTTTACGTAATGATATGGGTGTCACAACATCATTAGCACCGGCACCAGATTGTGGAGCCGAGCAAACTAACTGCGGTCCTGCAGGTGCGGTTTTAAGTGATCAATATCTTGATCAGTTGACCGATTACATTGTTCTCTTAGGTGTAAGAGCACAACGTGACTCAGAAAAACCGGTAGTTAAGCAAGGTAAAGAGCTCTTTAAGCAAATTGGTTGCGAAGCTTGCCATGTCTCAACATTTACTACATCGCCTTACCATCCTCATGCTGAGTTAAGAAACCAAGTTATTCACCCTTATACGGATTTATTAATACATGATATGGGTCCTGATTTAGCTGATAACTACGGCGACTATAAGGCAACTGGATCAGAATGGCGGACAGCACCTCTATGGAATATTGGCCTGACAGCAGGTGTGAGTAATGGTGAAGCTTATCTACACGATGGTCGCGCCCGTACGTTGCATGAAGCAATTATGTGGCATGGTGGAGAAGGCTCAGCAAGTCGAACAGCATACAATAATCTTACGCCTGAACTACGTAATGCAGTGATAACATTCTTAAAATCTCTCTAGGTTTCTCCCTGACTAAAAGGTATGTTAGTTCATCTAACATACCTTTTTTATTTATAGATTCAATACTAGCCTATAAGTCATTTATCGATATCAATTTCAACCGTTTAAAGTTTTGCAAAATGCAAAGGATACCATTGTCAATTTGATTAATTAATTATTCTGTTATAAACGCATCGAATATATTAAATTCTGATGCGTTTAATCCATTATTTATGCCAATCTTACGTATTACCTATGACTGTGATAATTTGAACCAGAATGAGTTTCAACCTGTGGGATACCATTACCATGTCCATGGTGATGATGACCAGAATAAGCATTAGGATGGTTATGATGGTGACCTACATAGGGCGCAGGGGCTACTCCATTAGTG
Proteins encoded in this window:
- a CDS encoding Glu/Leu/Phe/Val family dehydrogenase, which encodes MNYTLYTDALSRLDKAATFTHISPEVIEKLKHAKACLEVSIPVRMDDGRLKIFTGYRVHHNDIRGPTKGGIRFHPKVNLNEIKTLAFWMTIKCAVMGLPFGGAKGGVIVNPKQLSRLELERLSRSYITSIADFIGPDLDIPAPDVYTNAMIMGWMMDEYSKIVRQATPAVITGKPLPLGGSRGRDEATGLGAYYCIKELEKIQQWQPQDMRVAIQGFGNAGQSVAKFLHQDGYKIVAVSDSKGAIYRAQGFDIPSIIHAKNTFKQIRAVYCEDSICQMVAATHLTNNELLELDVDILIPAALENQITKENATKIKAPIIVEVANGPTTVEADLILKEKNSLVVPDILANAGGVTVSYFEWVQNKTGYYWTTEEVYHRLQATMSKEFMSVYDLQKTHQVDMRTAAYIHALNRHAEAVMAQGTHDYFAES
- a CDS encoding Lrp/AsnC family transcriptional regulator, whose translation is MKKELANLEKYKKESGDEFLDKTDRKILNILQNNNQITNLALADLVGISPPPCFRRVKRLREEGIIASDVSLVDPFKVGRPLIVFVNITLEKQREDLLNHFERKMIMEPEIMQCYFVSGETDYLLVIHVKDMNHYNEFARRVFANEPNIKQFRSSFCLNRTKYNTQVVLSEE
- a CDS encoding GNAT family N-acetyltransferase, producing MINIRLAQFNDLNSLNHLIQLSARELSRKDYSVEEINSAIEYVFGVDTELVLDQTYYVLEKDNQLVGCGGWSKRKTLFGGNQFKAREDAAYLNPLQEAAKIRAFFIHPQFARQGLGSILLQHCEYEATQQSFMSFEMMATLPGVKLYRAAGYQWVKDIFITLPNGIEVRFVKMSKSLKG
- a CDS encoding short chain dehydrogenase, giving the protein MRILIVGATGTLGQAVVNELYEYHELITAARSNSDIRVDITNFESINEMYQQVGKIDAVVSTIGSVHFAPLEDFTPEKWALGLTNKLMGQINLVTSGIKYLTDGGSFTLTSGILNRDPIRCGVSASLVNGAVDSFVKAAAIELPRGLRINAVSPTVLEESGDSYGEFFRGFIPVPAAKVAKAFAKSIEGAQTGQVYCVDC
- a CDS encoding di-heme oxidoredictase family protein, whose amino-acid sequence is MLKFKYARQVILATLFSLMTFNLYALDINLALNARAWASSEGMPAKNAVDGDASTRWGSAVGVDPSWIAVDLGKSYTLTSVVIDWEAANAEIYEVQGSNDANNWTTLAKRTDGVFGNRTDVICVSGTYRYVRVYGTKRSAGNQWGYSIWELKVYGGTGGSNPPDPGDNDFIPLYSSTTPLEPETVVNTPVALITRFADRVRDRHAREDEFHAYEHYLPFYWEYRTIQVEIVDEVAKGGNRIVVNVKSLWPLSTPDFRAFYRGINTVAEYFHNARLTPTTSDRLNYTTTVNFNAKEGRNIRNGDRMEIEISPFLSNPPRGRTNYYGTAFLYIVGQGIVPWEARGVFGNPNTEREDSYPIPVDAWLGGKTTIHHQYSAEPTSLFKQMATNTSNINGQPFVLGRRVHHTNMQTGAHSEAGNPVFTELANKIGTNYINSSCIGCHQNNGRALPPAVGTTLTNYMVVVADANGNPHPKVGSVLQPRSTVGAPEGNVVIQSWTESGGLRKPNYQFSGFSPAPARFSARITPQLVGMGLLEAIPESAIVELANATNKGNGVAGRINIVPDLETGVPRMGRFGWKAGKASVRQQIASALRNDMGVTTSLAPAPDCGAEQTNCGPAGAVLSDQYLDQLTDYIVLLGVRAQRDSEKPVVKQGKELFKQIGCEACHVSTFTTSPYHPHAELRNQVIHPYTDLLIHDMGPDLADNYGDYKATGSEWRTAPLWNIGLTAGVSNGEAYLHDGRARTLHEAIMWHGGEGSASRTAYNNLTPELRNAVITFLKSL